A part of Kryptolebias marmoratus isolate JLee-2015 linkage group LG8, ASM164957v2, whole genome shotgun sequence genomic DNA contains:
- the LOC108235222 gene encoding galanin receptor type 1-like, producing METLRQQINDSDSDQINKKHEVLTKALVPILDGLILVTGLVGQTLVMTILTGRRRKESQPPHGTDTLLLALSAADLLLLFCLPFHTSAITLGFWPFGNFLCKAISFLSVACSAASVFTLAALAVTRYLTVVHPTWTYRSRMHRRIKVTVALLWVPASALAAPQFAFRTITFSSTVYCFAFLSDFSQLVYSIALFLFGFALPLGIIVLMYTKIYCFLRHAQRICNAPQLERYQRQVTHTSALLVLVFTLLWLPSYILMFSIIRGTLTGSPGYNTFALLARLLSSSVAVVNPVLYGFMSHKFRRDLLALGRERWTWCKSCLIGCLCVIRRDTVQPFELDTTSERGQN from the coding sequence ATGGAGACTTTGAGACAGCAAATAAACGACAGTGACTCTGAccagataaacaaaaagcatGAGGTTTTAACAAAAGCCTTGGTTCCCATCCTGGATGGGCTGATTCTGGTAACTGGACTGGTGGGGCAAACCCTGGTCATGACTATCCTTACtggcaggaggaggaaagaaagtCAGCCGCCTCATGGCACAGACACGCTGCTGCTGGCTCTGAGCGCTGCAGACCTGTTGCTGTTATTCTGCCTGCCCTTCCACACCTCTGCCATCACCTTGGGCTTCTGGCCTTTCGGCAACTTCCTGTGCAAAGCCATCAGTTTCCTGAGCGTCGCCTGTTCGGCCGCCTCTGTGTTCACCCTGGCGGCGTTGGCAGTGACACGATACCTTACAGTGGTGCACCCCACCTGGACGTACCGGTCAAGGATGCACCGACGAATTAAAGTGACCGTTGCCCTGCTCTGGGTTCCCGCCTCTGCTTTGGCAGCGCCACAGTTCGCTTTCCGCACCATTACTTTTTCCAGCACAGTTTACTGCTTCGCCTTCTTGTCTGACTTCAGCCAGCTGGTCTACAGCATCGCTCTATTTCTCTTCGGCTTTGCTTTACCATTAGGCATCATTGTACTGATGTACACCAAGATCTATTGCTTTCTTCGACATGCACAGCGGATCTGCAACGCCCCCCAGCTGGAACGTTATCAGCGTCAAGTCACTCACACGTCGGCTCTCCTGGTCCTCGTCTTTACTCTGCTCTGGCTGCCCTCCTATATCCTCATGTTCTCCATTATTCGGGGAACTCTAACCGGCTCGCCGGGCTACAACACTTTTGCCCTCCTGGCCAGACTCTTGTCGTCCTCAGTGGCAGTGGTAAACCCTGTGCTGTATGGTTTCATGTCTCATAAGTTTAGACGGGACTTATTAGCACTAGGAAGAGAACGCTGGACATGGTGCAAAAGCTGTTTGATTGGTTGTCTATGTGTAATAAGAAGAGACACAGTACAGCCCTTTGAGCTAGACACAACCTCAGAGAGAGGTCAAAACTGA